ACGGGCTCTCAGACTGGAAAGTGAAGAATCCGTTGTCCTTGAGAGAATGATAGATCGAGCGGTAGAATTCCTCCTCGAACAATCCTAATGCAGGGCCGATCGGGTCAGTGGAATCGATTAAAATGATATCGTAAGTGTCTTTTCTGTTTTTCACGAATTCGATCCCGTCACCGATCACCAGATTCATCCTGGGGTCATCGAATGAACAGGCGCAGTCAGGCAGATACTTCTTAGAAACTTCCACAACTTTCCCATCGATTTCCACCAGATCAAGCTGCTTGATTTCCTTGTGCCTGAGAATTTCCCGCGCCGCCCCTCCGTCACCGCCACCGATTATCAGAACCCGCTCCGGTGCCGGATGGGACGATATCAGCACATGGCTGATCATCTCATGATAGATGAATTCGTATTTCTCGCAGGTCATCACGACATTGTCCAGGAGAAACACGCGTCCCCAGTCGAAGGTGTCGACAACATCCAGAGTCTGATACTTGCTTTCGCCCCGGTAGATAATGTCTTTTACGCGCAGGCAGATATGGGTGCAGTAATCTCTGGTGTAATATTCCTCAAGCCAGAAATCAGTTTCACGAGC
This genomic interval from Candidatus Wallbacteria bacterium contains the following:
- the speE gene encoding polyamine aminopropyltransferase is translated as MARETDFWLEEYYTRDYCTHICLRVKDIIYRGESKYQTLDVVDTFDWGRVFLLDNVVMTCEKYEFIYHEMISHVLISSHPAPERVLIIGGGDGGAAREILRHKEIKQLDLVEIDGKVVEVSKKYLPDCACSFDDPRMNLVIGDGIEFVKNRKDTYDIILIDSTDPIGPALGLFEEEFYRSIYHSLKDNGFFTFQSESPFYYSEFQKGVIGKLRKIFPVIKPYTATIPMYPGSLWTFTVGSKKFDPVEIRNKKDLSSLGLKYYNYEIHQAAFALPEFAKKIFA